GGCGACGAGGCCCGGTATTCTGTTCGCGGAAACGTCGGAGCTGTTCATCGAGCTGGAAGGCCGGGAGGGACACGCCGCTTTTCCGCATCGCGCCAACGACGCGCTGGTGGCGGCGGCGCATCTGGTGGCGCAGCTTCAGACGGTCGTTTCCCGGAACGTCGACCCGTTGGACGCCGCGGTCGTCACCGTCGGCAGGATGGAAGCCGGAGTAAGGCAAAACGTGATCGCAGGCCGCGCCCGGCTTGAAGGCACGATTCGGACGCTGTCGACGGAAACCATGGAAGCGGTCAAGCGCCGGATCGAGGCGCTGGTGCGCGGAATCGAGACCGCATTCGGATGCGTCGCGACGATCGACTACGGTGCGTATTACCGGAAAGTCGCGAACGATGAACGACTCGTTCGCGAGTTTATGGAGTGGGTCAACCGCGGCGCAACGATGCGGGCGGTGGAATGCGCCGCGGCGATGACTGGCGAAGATTTCGGTTTTATGCTGGAGCGAATCCCGGGATTTATGTTCTGGCTCGGTGTCCAGTCGCCTTACGGTCTGCATCATGCGCGCCTGGAGCCGGACGAGGCGGCGATCGACCCGGCGATCGAGCTGGTCACGGAGTACATCGCCTGGAAGTCCGGGCAGTTGGGATAAAGTCGGCTAAAGCCGGGAAACGAATTTTCCGATCCGATCGAGCGCCTGTTCCAGCTGTTCGGGCGGGCAAGCGCACGACAGCCGGACGTACCCTTCGCCGATCGGCGAAAACGCGTTTCCAGGCACGATGCCGACTTTTTCTTCTTCCAAAAGGCGGACGGCGAACGTTTCCGACGGCAAGCCGAACGGGAGAATCGAAGGAAAGAGATAAAACGTCGCTTCCGGTTCGACGACGTCGAAGCCGAAGGCGCGCAGGCGCCGACATGCGTAGGCCGCGCGTCTGGCGTATTCTTCGCGCATCGGCGCGGCGTCGTCGAATCCGTTCGTCAGCGCTTCGATCGCCGCATACTGGCTGACGGTCGGCGCACAGGTGACGGCGTACTGGTGCATTTTCAACATCTGGCGGATGAGTCCTTCCGGCGCGAAAACAAATCCGATGCGAAAGCCGG
This DNA window, taken from Candidatus Reconcilbacillus cellulovorans, encodes the following:
- a CDS encoding N-acetyldiaminopimelate deacetylase, which gives rise to MPSRFVALRRELHRIPEPGFGEFKTQRFLLDYLATLDGSRLEVRTWKTGVIVRVKGTSPKRRFGYRADMDGLPIEEETSYPFRSVHPGYMHACGHDVHMAIALGVVTRFVERPIADDVVVLFQPAEEGPGGAEPMLNSDELRDWMPDYIFALHIAPEYPVGTVATRPGILFAETSELFIELEGREGHAAFPHRANDALVAAAHLVAQLQTVVSRNVDPLDAAVVTVGRMEAGVRQNVIAGRARLEGTIRTLSTETMEAVKRRIEALVRGIETAFGCVATIDYGAYYRKVANDERLVREFMEWVNRGATMRAVECAAAMTGEDFGFMLERIPGFMFWLGVQSPYGLHHARLEPDEAAIDPAIELVTEYIAWKSGQLG